From the genome of Papaver somniferum cultivar HN1 chromosome 2, ASM357369v1, whole genome shotgun sequence, one region includes:
- the LOC113352450 gene encoding putative nuclease HARBI1 — protein sequence MMHDYFGPNCTWGPKKFHQRLGMYRPLFLRILSEIVVADPAFDFQVDCTGKLGHSPHMKMYAVMKCLCKGIAVDSTDDYVRIGAPTVYMYVKRFTKVIVHRFGPRYMRLPTREDTERLLAENAARGFPGMLGSVDCMHFWWKNCPTAWAGTFRGHEKKPTMILEAVASYDQWFWHGFFGMPGSNNDLNVLAQSPLFDKMVNGLEAPYNYRINGHSYDKGYYLADNIYPRLSCIVQSFKILLPNQPANSLFNKYQQAKRKDVERAFGTLQNKFQITKNPACYWDKKDINFIIKTCLILHNMVIENERRNLDWGQVVNEPIRQVTGIPRSYHALRNDEAYLQLRNDLVQHTWIRHGLGLKDGEMPPESPPPPPDDLDGSNGEFDPTDVYLAEQL from the coding sequence ATGATGCATGACTACTTTGGACCTAACTGTACTTGGGGCCCTAAGAAGTTCCACCAACGTTTGGGTATGTATCGACCTCTTTTCTTACGTATTCTAAGTGAGATTGTTGTTGCGGATCCTGCTTTTGATTTCCAAGTTGATTGCACCGGAAAACTTGGTCACTCTCCCCACATGAAGATGTATGCTGTAATGAAATGTTTGTGTAAAGGTATAGCCGTTGATAGCACAGATGATTATGTCCGTATTGGAGCGCCAACCGTCTATATGTATGTGAAGAGGTTTACCAAGGTAATTGTTCACCGCTTTGGTCCAAGGTACATGCGACTTCCTACAAGAGAAGACACAGAAAGATTATTGGCAGAAAATGCAGCTAGAGGGTTTCCTGGAATGCTTGGAagtgttgattgtatgcatttttggtggaagaattgTCCAACAGCATGGGCAGGTACGTTCCGTGGGCATGAGAAAAAACCTACCATGATCTTAGAAGCCGTAGCATCATATGATcagtggttttggcatggtttctttGGAATGCCAGGGTCGAACAACGACTTGAACGTCTTGGCTCAATCTCCACTTTTTGATAAGATGGTTAATGGTTTAGAAGCTCCTTATAATTACCGCATCAATGGCCACAGCTACGACAAGGGTTACTACTTGGCGGATAATATATATCCACGATTGTCTTGTATAGTGCAGTCATTCAAAATTCTTCTTCCAAATCAGCCAGCTAATTCGTTGTTCAATAAATACCAACAAGCGAAGAGAAAGGATGTTGAAAGGGCTTTTGGAACTCTCCAAAACAAGTTCCAAATAACTAAAAATCCAGCATGTTACTGGGATAAGAAGGATATAAACTTTATTATCAAGACTTGTTTGATtttgcataacatggtcattgagaATGAAAGACGTAACTTAGATTGGGGTCAAGTCGTGAATGAACCAATACGACAGGTTACTGGAATACCGAGGTCATACCACGCGTTAAGGAATGATGAGGCATATCTCCAACTCCGCAATGATCTTGTTCAACACACTTGGATACGACATGGACTAGGTCTCAAAGACGGTGAAATGCCACCAGAATCTCCCCCTCCACCACCAGATGATCTTGATGGTTCGAATGGAGAATTCGATCCTACCGATGTTTACCTAGCAGAACAGCTTTAG